The region CCGCGGTTTCAACACGTATATGAAAACACGTTTCATCCTGCAGATCCTGTACCGCAACGCCACCATGTATTTGCGGTATCTTCGTATCATCGACCGTGAAAGCGACAAGCTCGAACTCAAACTGCGTCATTCCATGCAGAATCGCGAGATCCTCATGCTGCTCGAATTGAGCAAGACGTTGGTCTATTTCACCACGTCGCTCAAGTCGAACGAAATCGTGATGGAAAAGTTGACCACGCTGCCGCGCATCAAGCAGTATCCAGAAGACGAAGATCTGCTCGACGACGTCATCACCGAAAACAAGCAGGCTATCGAGATGGCCAACATCTACAGCGGCGTTCTAGCCAACATGACCGATGCGTTCGCGTCGATCGTGTCGAACAATCTGAACAACGTGATGCGCATCTTCACGATCATCTCCATCACGCTGTCGATTCCGACATTGATCTTCTCGATGTACGGCATGAACTTCCAGGAGGGCATGCTCGGCATGCCGTTGACAGACAAGCCGTGGGGCTTCGCCGTGATCATCGGAATCTCGCTGGTCGTTTCGGCCATTGTCACCTGGTTCCTGACACGTTCACGCATGTTCAAGTAGAATCGCGTAGAATCGCGCGTATGTCACGTCTGTCACGAAATATCGCGGCGCTGGTATGCGCCGCTTCGGTCGTATTGGGCACGAGCGCGTGCGGCACTTCCATTTCCGTCGTCACCAATGGTCTTGCTCAAGGGCCGACCATTGCGATTGGCGTGGCCGCGGACCAGCCGGGATTGGGTTTTCTGCATGGGGGAGAGTATTCGGGCTTCGATATTTCCGTGTCGCAATACGTGGCGAACACGTTGGGATTCGCGCAAAAACAGATCGTGTTCAAACAGGTGTTGCCGTCGACGCGCGTTTCGTCGCTTGAAGACGGCACTGTGGACATGGTGGTCGATGCTTTCGCAGCTGATGACGTTCAGGATGGTGAGGTTGAGTTTGCAGGACCGTATCTGACCGTGCATGCGGCATTGCTGGTGCGTTCCGACAGTGCGGGAACCATCACCGGAATCGACGATCTTGCCGGAAAAACGGTATGCGTGGCCAAAGACGGAATGCCCGCCGATAGCGTGCGAAATCTTGCGGAAGATGTGACCGTGAGCGAACGCGACACGTATCCGCAGTGCGAAACGGCATTGATGATCGGGCAGGCGGACGCCATTGCGGCCGACGACGCCATAGCGGCGGGCCTCGCATCCAACAGAGGAGGTGGGTATCTTAAGGTCGTGGGCGAAACGTTCGGCGAACGCTCGTATGCGATCGCGGTCAAACCCGGCCAATCCACGCTTGCCAAACAGGTCGACGCCGCATTGCAGTCCATGATGGACGACGGCTCGTGGAAGCAGGCCATGGACGAGATGAAACAGTCGATTGGCTACGTTCCTGACATGTCGATCAACCCTCCCGCGATAACGCGCTCAGCGGCGTCGGAAGGCTGACGGGCTTCGCCTTGCGCGACGCTTTGCGAAACGCTTCTTGCATAATGATTGACGCCTTGCGAAGTGTCCAGTTGCGCGGCTAGTTTCATGCATTATGAGTGACATTGAGAAAAGCGCGCAGGCGCAGTCGAACGAACCAGCCGAGCCGTCGTTCCGTTACAATGCGGATCTGGCTCAGGGCATTGAGGAAAAATGGCAGAAGATTTGGGATGACGAAGGCACTTTCTGGGCTGCCAACGTCAACGGCGATCTGAAGGATGGCAAGGGACGCAACGCCGAAGGACGCCCGTCGTATTTCGCGATGGACATGTTCCCATATCCGTCGGGCAAGGGTCTGCATGTGGGTCACCCGTTGGGCTACCTTGCCACCGATGTGGTCAGCCGCTACCATCGGATGAAGGGCGAGAACGTGCTGCACGCCATGGGCTATGACGCCTTCGGCCTGCCGGCCGAGCAGTATGCGGTCCAGACCGGCCAGCATCCGCGCATCACTACCGAGCAGAACATCGCCAACATGCGTCGCCAGCTGCACCGCATGGGCCTGAGCTTCGACAACCGTCGTTCCTTCGCCACCATCGATCCGGGCTACGTGCGTTGGACCCAGTGGATCTTCTCCCGAATCTATGATTCCTGGTACGACGAGGATGCCACCAATCCGTCTGGTTCCAAGGGCTGCGCACGACCGATCAGCACGCTGGTGGAGCAGTTCGAATCCGGTGAGCGTGAGATTCCGGGATTCGCGGGCAAGCAGTGGGGAGACCTGAGCGAAGCTGAGCAGGCTGACGTGCTCAACGACTTCCGTTTGGCCTACATCTCCAAGTCCCCGGTGAACTGGTGCCCGGGCCTGGGCACGGTGCTCGCCAACGAGGAGGTCACCGCCGAAGGCAAGTCCGAACGCGGTAACTTCCCGGTGTTCCAGCGCGAGCTGCGCCAATGGTCCATGCGCATCACCGCATACGGCCACCGTCTGATCGAAGATCTTGATGGCATCGACTGGCCGGAGAAGGTCAAGCTCATGCAGCGAAATTGGATCGGCGAATCCCACGGCGCTTCCGTGCATTTCGAGGTCGAAACCCCGAACGGCGTCAAAGACATGGAGATCTACACCACCCGTCCCGACACCCTGTTCGGCACCACGTTCGCCGTGGTCTCTCCGGAACATCACCTGCTCGAAGACGTTCCCGCCGAATGGCCGGCCGAGACTCCGGAAGACTGGAAGGGTGGCTATGCCACTCCGGTCGAGGCGGTGAAGGCCTACCGCTTGGCTGCGGAAGCCAAGACCGCCAAGGATCGTGTTGACGAGGCTGGCGAGAAGACCGGCCTGTTCACCGGCCTGTACGCCATCAACCCAATCACCGGAGCCAAGCTGCCGCTGTTCACCGCGGATTACGTGCTCATGGACTACGGCACCGGTGCCATCATGGCCGTGCCGGGCGGCGACCAGCGCGATTACGATTTCGCGGTCAAGTTCGACCTGCCGGTCATCTACACCGTGCAGCCGCTGGCTGAATCCGGCGACGATCTGGCCAACTATGAAGGCAAGGCGCCGTTCATCTCCCACGACGGCATCGTCATCAACTCCTCCGTGGACGCCACCCGCGCCAAGGGCGACGCGTTGAGCCTCAACGGCCTTCGCGTGGACGAGGCCATCGACAAGGTGAACGCATGGCTGGAAAAGGCCGGTGTCGGCAAGGGCACGGTCAGCTACCGTCTGCGCGACTGGCTGTTCAGCCGCCAGCGTTATTGGGGCGAACCGTTCCCAATCGTCTATGGCGCGGACGGTACTCCGCACCTGCTGCCGGACGACCAACTGCCGATCAACCTGCCGGATGTGCCGGACTATAGTCCGAAGACCTTCGATCCGGAAGACGCCGAATCCAATCCTGAAGCTCCGCTGAGCCGCAACGAGGATTGGGTGAAGGTCGAACTCGACTTGGGCGACGGCAAGAAGACCTACTATCGCGACACCAACACCATGCCAAACTGGGCCGGCTCCTGCTGGTACTACATGCGCTACCTCGACCCGACCGACACCGAACACATGGTCGAGAAGAGCGAGTTCGACTATTGGATGGGCCCGAACCACAATGAGACCACCGGCAAGTCCGGCGGCGTGGATCTGTACATCGGTGGTGTGGAACATGCCGTGTTGCACTTGCTGTACTCCCGTTTCTGGCATAAGGTGCTGTTCGACCTCGGTTTCGTCGATTCCGCGGAACCATTCCACAAGCTGTTCAACCAGGGCATGATCCAGGCATACGCCTACACCGATGACCGTGGCCAGTACGTGCCGGCCGCCGAAGTGGTGGAAGGCCCGGCCGATGCCAACGGCGAGCCGACTTTCACTTGGAACGGCGAACACGCCAACCGTGAGTTCGGCAAAATGGGCAAGAGCCTGAAGAACATCATCACGCCGGACGACATGTACTCGAACTACGGTGCCGACACCTTCCGCCTGTACGAGATGGGCATGGGACCGCTGGCCGAATCCCGCCCGTGGAACACGCGCAACGTGGTCGGATCCATGCGTTTCCTGCAGCGCCTGTGGCGTAACGTCGTCGACGAGAGCACCGGCGAAGTGCACGTCACCGATGGCGAACTCGACACGAAGACGCTGAAGCTGCTGAACAACACGATCGCCGACGTGACCGTGGAAATGGAAGCGATGCGTCCGAACACGGCCATCGCCAAGCTCATCGTGCTCAACAACCACTTGACCAGCCTCAACGAGGTGCCGCGCGCAGCCGTCGAACCGCTGATTCTGATGCTTTCCCCGATCGCCCCGCACATCTGCGAGGAACTGTGGAACAAGCTCGGACACAGCGAGTCGCTGGCGCACGCCGAATGGCCGAAGGCCGACGAACGCTATGTCGGACAGGACACCGTCACCGCGGTCGTGCAGATCAAGGGCAAGGTTCGTGCCAAGCTTGAAGTTTCGCCCGACATCGACCCGAAGGAACTTGAGAAGATGGCGTTGGAAGCCGTCGCTGACCGTTTGGGCGGCAAGGAACCGCGCAAGGTCATCGTCAAGGCTCCGAAGATCGTGTCCATCGTTCCCGCGGAATGATATTTCGAAAACTTTCGGAGCCAACGGCCGCTGACAAGGTTTCCAACAGGGTGTGAACCGTTCCCGCATGAGGCGACACGCCGAATATGTGGATAACTCGCATCCTCCGACCACAGGGGCCGTTTCGACTGGACAGCATGCCCATGCATCCTCCAATTTGGATGCATGGGCATTACTATTACCCCGCCAAACGGGCGGAACAGGCAGGCCGAGACCACATCGCCGGCCGCGCGGCGGCTGCGTGGACTTGGCATATCCGTAACACATGAAAAGAACGTGCGCGGGCAAAACATTCGCAGCGAACATGCCTTTTCCGTAACCCCTGAAGCATCTGTGGTAATCGCGGCAACTGCAACGCCTGAAATATCCCGTGAACAAACGTCGGAACCTGTGAAACCCTCATTACGGGATTTGTCCGGAGTCAAACCTGCCGATAAGCCGACGGAACAGGACGGGCCCAAACGCGATCGTCCACGACTCGTCTTTCAGCCAATCCACGCGATCATCGCCATACTCACCCTGTCGTGCGCGCTGTGCGCAAGTCTGACCATGCTTGTGCAACAGGCCATCCACTACAGCGCACTCCAACAGACGCAGATCACGCAATCCAAACAATCTCAGGCGAGCGGAACCACGAAAGACGGGGCGTCATCCGCGGCAACAACACCAAACCAGCAGCCTTCCATGGAACAAAACGGCCAGAACAAGCAAACATCCGAACCAACGGAACCTTCCGATCCGGCTGACGGTCTGTTGAATATCAACACCGCCGGATCCAACGAACTGCAAACCTTGAAAGGCGTAGGCCCGGTGACCGCGCAGCGCATCATCGACTACCGCAATCAGATCGGACGTTTCGACAATGTCGACCAATTGTTGAAAGTCAACGGCATCGGCGAGAAAACGCTGGCGAAATTCCGAGACCAAGTGTGCGCACGATGAGAGGAAACACGTTCGAATGGCGGAATAGGGAGCAGGGGAGCAGGGATTGGCGTCTACTGCCAGCCACCCTGTGCGGGTGGGCGGCGAGTCTGGCCGCACATGCGGGATTCGACTACTGCGTCGAGCAGGAAGGCAGACTCGGCATTCTGCCGCTCGTTTTAGTGTTGTCTGTGCCATTGCTGGCATTATTGGGATTGTTGGGATTGCCGTTTATGCGATCGCCTATCCTGCGCCTGCCGGTTGGCGTGCGGCGGGCGGTTGCGGCACGGCATTTCAGCATTATCGTATGCGTGGTCGCGGCGATGGCATGCGCGTCTTCCGCATTGACCTACGACGTATTGCAATGGAGGGATGCGGCCTCGTACGCGGCCAGAAGCGGCGAAAGCGACGTTGTGATACTGGTACGTACGACATCCCCCGCAGTGAATTCGAACAGACGTGCGAATGATTGCCAGATCGATGCGACGATTTCGACAATCACGGCAAGCCAGATCACGCAACCAAGCATGATGCGGGTGCGCGTCTATGCGGACCGGCCGGACTGCGGCACACTCAAACAAGGCGGCGAATACCGGATGCGGGGCACGCTCGCCATATCGCAATACGGTACCATGCCGCTATGGCTGACGGACATCGCCTCCGTGGAACGCATACGGGCGCCCAATCCCGCATTGCGTGTGATCGATATGATGCAGCAGGCGTTCTTCGAACAGACGTCACGGCTTTCCGACCAAGGGAAAGTACTTGTTCCCGGACTGACATTAGGCATTCTCGGACAGGATTACATTCCTCCAGACAGCGGCAATGGCAAAACTGGCACCGGTATTGATTCCACATACGCCAATCTGCTTGAAGACGCCTTCCAGCGTTCGGGCATACTGCATCTGATGGCAGTCAGCGGCGGGCATCTCGCGGTCGTCGCCACCATAGTGCGCGCCGCCTGCTCGTTCCTGCTACTGCCAAGGCGCGTCACGGCCATCGCCATCGGCATGTCATACATCATGCTGGCAATGTGCGTGTTTCCCTCCGATTCGGTGTCACGCGCCCTGCTGATGGGTTTGGGCGGAGCGGGCTTCCTGTTCCTCGGGCGAAGAACACAGGCTTTGGCCGCCCTCAACTGGACCACTTTAGGCATGCTCATGGCCAATCCGCACATGTCACGCAGCTTCGGATTCGCACTATCATGCACGGCCGTACTCGGCCTCGTACTGTTCGCAGGGCCGTTAAGCGCATGGCTCACGCCGATCATGCCAGCGTTCATCGCGCAAACCATGGCCATGACCATAGCCGCGCAACTGCTCACCCTGCCGATTCAAGTGCTCATCGAACCGGAACTGCCCGTCTACTCCATTCCGGCCAATCTGGTCGTCGCACCCTTCGTGGGCTTTTCCACACTGACCGGGCTTGCCAGCCTCGCCATTTCATGGATACTGCCCAATCTGGGATTCATATTCGCCAGCATCGCCTCCTGGGGCACCGCCATTATGGAACTCATGGCCCTCCACCTCGGGTCAGGAGACCGCGCCACCATTCCGTGGACCGGAGGCGCGGGCGGCGCACTGCTGATCATCGTCGTCGAAATCGTCGGATATATGGCCGCACGACTTGTCGACACACTCTTCACCCGCATCACAACACCGGAACCAAACCTGCCGGGCCGACGCCTCATGCGCAATCCCGTCGAACGGGCGAAAGCATGGGGCGAACGAACCCACAACGCGCTCAAAACCATGAAATGGAACGAATGAATCTTGTCCACCGATACAGCGAGATTGAATACTATGCCGAAACCATCCGCAGCAACCTTCCACCTCATCTATGGAGGCGACCCGTACCTCAACGAGCAAACCGTACGCGACCTGCGCCACCAATCGCAACGCAAACACCCCGACGCGGAAACCATCGAACTCGACGCAACCAACGCCGATCATTACGCCTTCGACGAAGCGGTAAGCCCATCACTCCTATCCGAACGATCAATCGTCATCGTATCCAACCTGCAAAACGCCGACGACAGACTCGGCGAAACCATGGTCGCCTACTGCAAGCAAGCCGTCAACAATCCAACCGAAGCCAGCATCGTCATCTGCCAACATGAAGGCGGCATCAAAGGTAAACGACTCATCGACCAACTCACCAAAGCCGGAGCAGTCAAAGAAGCCGTGGCCGACCTCAAAAAAGCCGACGCAAAACTCAACTTCACCATACAATGCTTCGAACGACGCAACCGACGCATCGAACCCATGGCCGCACAGCAACTCGTAGCCGTACTCGGCGACAAAACCGGCGAACTCGCAGCCATGGCAGGCCAACTCTGCTTCGACTTCGACGACAATCCCATAACATTGGAACGCGTCAACCAATACCTCACCGCCAACCCCCAAGTAGACGGCTTCCGCGTGGCCGACCTCGCACTCTCCGGACGCTCAGCCGACGCCATCATCGCCATGCGG is a window of Bifidobacterium catenulatum DSM 16992 = JCM 1194 = LMG 11043 DNA encoding:
- a CDS encoding magnesium transporter CorA family protein; translation: MLRMFRTINGQVEQIQKPENGSWLCLSDPTDVELANVSMETGVDLADLRAPLDDEERSRVDVEDDYTMIIVDIPTVEERGGRDWYETIPLSIIITQSAIITVCMQDTPVLHPFMEGTIRGFNTYMKTRFILQILYRNATMYLRYLRIIDRESDKLELKLRHSMQNREILMLLELSKTLVYFTTSLKSNEIVMEKLTTLPRIKQYPEDEDLLDDVITENKQAIEMANIYSGVLANMTDAFASIVSNNLNNVMRIFTIISITLSIPTLIFSMYGMNFQEGMLGMPLTDKPWGFAVIIGISLVVSAIVTWFLTRSRMFK
- a CDS encoding transporter substrate-binding domain-containing protein encodes the protein MSRLSRNIAALVCAASVVLGTSACGTSISVVTNGLAQGPTIAIGVAADQPGLGFLHGGEYSGFDISVSQYVANTLGFAQKQIVFKQVLPSTRVSSLEDGTVDMVVDAFAADDVQDGEVEFAGPYLTVHAALLVRSDSAGTITGIDDLAGKTVCVAKDGMPADSVRNLAEDVTVSERDTYPQCETALMIGQADAIAADDAIAAGLASNRGGGYLKVVGETFGERSYAIAVKPGQSTLAKQVDAALQSMMDDGSWKQAMDEMKQSIGYVPDMSINPPAITRSAASEG
- the leuS gene encoding leucine--tRNA ligase — encoded protein: MSDIEKSAQAQSNEPAEPSFRYNADLAQGIEEKWQKIWDDEGTFWAANVNGDLKDGKGRNAEGRPSYFAMDMFPYPSGKGLHVGHPLGYLATDVVSRYHRMKGENVLHAMGYDAFGLPAEQYAVQTGQHPRITTEQNIANMRRQLHRMGLSFDNRRSFATIDPGYVRWTQWIFSRIYDSWYDEDATNPSGSKGCARPISTLVEQFESGEREIPGFAGKQWGDLSEAEQADVLNDFRLAYISKSPVNWCPGLGTVLANEEVTAEGKSERGNFPVFQRELRQWSMRITAYGHRLIEDLDGIDWPEKVKLMQRNWIGESHGASVHFEVETPNGVKDMEIYTTRPDTLFGTTFAVVSPEHHLLEDVPAEWPAETPEDWKGGYATPVEAVKAYRLAAEAKTAKDRVDEAGEKTGLFTGLYAINPITGAKLPLFTADYVLMDYGTGAIMAVPGGDQRDYDFAVKFDLPVIYTVQPLAESGDDLANYEGKAPFISHDGIVINSSVDATRAKGDALSLNGLRVDEAIDKVNAWLEKAGVGKGTVSYRLRDWLFSRQRYWGEPFPIVYGADGTPHLLPDDQLPINLPDVPDYSPKTFDPEDAESNPEAPLSRNEDWVKVELDLGDGKKTYYRDTNTMPNWAGSCWYYMRYLDPTDTEHMVEKSEFDYWMGPNHNETTGKSGGVDLYIGGVEHAVLHLLYSRFWHKVLFDLGFVDSAEPFHKLFNQGMIQAYAYTDDRGQYVPAAEVVEGPADANGEPTFTWNGEHANREFGKMGKSLKNIITPDDMYSNYGADTFRLYEMGMGPLAESRPWNTRNVVGSMRFLQRLWRNVVDESTGEVHVTDGELDTKTLKLLNNTIADVTVEMEAMRPNTAIAKLIVLNNHLTSLNEVPRAAVEPLILMLSPIAPHICEELWNKLGHSESLAHAEWPKADERYVGQDTVTAVVQIKGKVRAKLEVSPDIDPKELEKMALEAVADRLGGKEPRKVIVKAPKIVSIVPAE
- a CDS encoding ComEA family DNA-binding protein, with product MSGVKPADKPTEQDGPKRDRPRLVFQPIHAIIAILTLSCALCASLTMLVQQAIHYSALQQTQITQSKQSQASGTTKDGASSAATTPNQQPSMEQNGQNKQTSEPTEPSDPADGLLNINTAGSNELQTLKGVGPVTAQRIIDYRNQIGRFDNVDQLLKVNGIGEKTLAKFRDQVCAR
- a CDS encoding ComEC/Rec2 family competence protein, which codes for MRGNTFEWRNREQGSRDWRLLPATLCGWAASLAAHAGFDYCVEQEGRLGILPLVLVLSVPLLALLGLLGLPFMRSPILRLPVGVRRAVAARHFSIIVCVVAAMACASSALTYDVLQWRDAASYAARSGESDVVILVRTTSPAVNSNRRANDCQIDATISTITASQITQPSMMRVRVYADRPDCGTLKQGGEYRMRGTLAISQYGTMPLWLTDIASVERIRAPNPALRVIDMMQQAFFEQTSRLSDQGKVLVPGLTLGILGQDYIPPDSGNGKTGTGIDSTYANLLEDAFQRSGILHLMAVSGGHLAVVATIVRAACSFLLLPRRVTAIAIGMSYIMLAMCVFPSDSVSRALLMGLGGAGFLFLGRRTQALAALNWTTLGMLMANPHMSRSFGFALSCTAVLGLVLFAGPLSAWLTPIMPAFIAQTMAMTIAAQLLTLPIQVLIEPELPVYSIPANLVVAPFVGFSTLTGLASLAISWILPNLGFIFASIASWGTAIMELMALHLGSGDRATIPWTGGAGGALLIIVVEIVGYMAARLVDTLFTRITTPEPNLPGRRLMRNPVERAKAWGERTHNALKTMKWNE
- the holA gene encoding DNA polymerase III subunit delta, with the protein product MPKPSAATFHLIYGGDPYLNEQTVRDLRHQSQRKHPDAETIELDATNADHYAFDEAVSPSLLSERSIVIVSNLQNADDRLGETMVAYCKQAVNNPTEASIVICQHEGGIKGKRLIDQLTKAGAVKEAVADLKKADAKLNFTIQCFERRNRRIEPMAAQQLVAVLGDKTGELAAMAGQLCFDFDDNPITLERVNQYLTANPQVDGFRVADLALSGRSADAIIAMRTSVEQGTAPIALIGALAMKLRTMAKASAVRSGTISEAEAKTNSWVLKNATRQLSGWTSDGMRRCIQMLAWADEQSKTNGSDPVYALERAIELISNKGRTN